One segment of uncultured Tolumonas sp. DNA contains the following:
- a CDS encoding nitroreductase family protein has translation MDTKVNIFNKPYKQDVITEFLLSRHSSHHLALPAPDEEQLNIILRAAMRAPDFQYMRPYRFLVAQDAGLIRLGELFAQAAKMMNKPEQIIERVKKMPLRAPVVITVVAIPAVNKHVTAFDQVLCASSSVLMMQMAAQSLGFNGIWRSGWLMQSRELHQLLELQDTDQIVGFLYLGTPTESVAAVRPDDNPEPYTQWL, from the coding sequence GTGGATACAAAAGTTAATATTTTCAATAAGCCATATAAACAAGATGTGATTACTGAATTTCTATTATCCCGTCATTCCAGTCATCACCTGGCATTACCAGCTCCCGATGAAGAACAGCTAAATATTATTCTCCGTGCAGCGATGCGCGCACCTGATTTTCAATACATGCGCCCATATCGTTTTTTAGTTGCACAAGACGCTGGTCTGATTCGGTTAGGTGAGTTGTTTGCTCAAGCAGCGAAAATGATGAATAAGCCCGAGCAAATCATCGAACGGGTTAAAAAAATGCCATTGCGAGCACCAGTGGTGATCACTGTTGTTGCTATACCTGCCGTAAATAAGCACGTCACAGCTTTTGATCAAGTTCTCTGCGCTTCCTCTTCTGTGCTGATGATGCAAATGGCCGCGCAAAGCTTGGGTTTTAACGGGATCTGGCGCTCTGGTTGGTTAATGCAAAGTCGTGAATTACATCAGTTGCTTGAATTACAAGATACCGATCAAATCGTCGGATTTCTCTATTTAGGCACCCCGACAGAAAGTGTTGCTGCTGTGCGTCCAGATGACAATCCAGAACCCTACACCCAATGGTTATAG
- a CDS encoding glutamate-cysteine ligase family protein has translation MMKPLQMKCGIEYEYMLIDTEGEQTGRLRNFTNLDFKSIAGLLEEKPGKWDNALAVGDLGIKNGYWYLEGDERFNPDGAFHQMAVKGVEIRTPPRGSVCEAIAVLKDIEHQLTLTLHKHKLGLAISGFNPELAEYHYEPPLNRWENTLREQHPEYAASHISTLSYGPDINLSFSEMNIEKNLDVARKLTYYGPYIVPFSFSSPFSGGAQWQGLSKRTYERGGLRPTCKLFANAAEKPDSPLAYSARIPSEHSRIEFKAFDAIPTPELLAACCYLLIGLCLDHQLEDRADYPDHHLYQRAAILGFSDDKICHTAIDVINKARIALIQHGEQQGAQSLSLLGIMLATRRTPSHDLIEHYQRSGQMYYAGGLAI, from the coding sequence ATGATGAAGCCACTGCAAATGAAATGTGGGATCGAATATGAATATATGCTCATTGATACCGAAGGTGAACAGACCGGGCGTCTGCGTAATTTTACTAATCTCGACTTTAAATCGATTGCCGGTTTATTGGAAGAAAAGCCGGGAAAATGGGATAACGCTCTGGCTGTCGGTGATTTAGGCATCAAAAATGGATATTGGTATCTGGAAGGTGACGAGCGATTTAATCCTGATGGTGCTTTTCACCAGATGGCGGTAAAAGGTGTTGAGATTCGCACACCACCAAGAGGATCTGTATGTGAAGCTATTGCCGTATTAAAAGATATTGAACATCAGTTAACGCTTACTCTGCACAAGCATAAACTCGGGCTTGCGATTTCAGGCTTTAACCCCGAATTAGCCGAATATCATTACGAGCCACCACTGAATCGGTGGGAAAATACACTACGTGAGCAACATCCTGAATATGCCGCATCGCATATCTCAACGCTCAGTTATGGGCCGGATATCAATCTTTCATTCAGCGAAATGAACATTGAAAAGAATCTGGATGTTGCCCGTAAACTGACCTATTACGGCCCGTATATTGTTCCATTCAGCTTTAGCTCACCATTTTCTGGCGGAGCACAATGGCAAGGTTTATCCAAAAGGACCTATGAGCGTGGCGGGTTGCGCCCAACCTGCAAATTATTTGCAAATGCCGCCGAAAAACCAGATTCACCGCTGGCATATTCTGCACGCATTCCATCAGAACATAGTCGTATCGAATTCAAGGCTTTTGATGCGATACCTACACCTGAATTATTGGCGGCTTGTTGTTATCTGTTAATCGGGCTTTGCCTTGATCATCAGTTGGAAGATCGGGCTGATTATCCTGATCATCACCTGTATCAGCGCGCTGCAATCTTGGGGTTTTCTGACGATAAGATCTGCCATACCGCTATCGATGTTATCAATAAAGCGCGTATTGCCTTGATTCAGCATGGCGAACAACAAGGAGCCCAATCTTTATCATTACTAGGAATTATGCTGGCAACTCGCCGAACCCCTTCTCATGATCTGATAGAACATTATCAACGTTCTGGTCAGATGTATTACGCAGGAGGCTTAGCAATATGA
- a CDS encoding ABC transporter substrate-binding protein: MIPDDTVNSSLDFLGRMPIPLRLAFKSGLDKTVAAHQMKSGVTLNCMSMTGGEWFEPFSRVVAPAHPATLPSMLVVTCSSDILISKNQSYYQGPALFQPSEFHPVYQKAGIPDPTGIFHPFSVIPFVFLVDKTKLGNRPLPQCWEDLLDPIYHNDITFGGSRSSDSGTYTEFNRFLLLSLYREFGPNGVITFAHNVRHLLHHVEISRLMGSKNQQVPAIAILPWMQAELCPRRQQCQIIWPQDGAYTMPIAFMLKPEKREKLQPIIDYLTSEQLGNLLMHNCYPPTLLQHISTIPAEARFQWLGWEYVRSHNLIQQSELASTLFFNAWLQQQEKKQCS; encoded by the coding sequence ATGATTCCTGATGATACGGTGAATTCATCGCTCGATTTCCTCGGGCGAATGCCCATCCCTCTTCGATTGGCTTTTAAGTCGGGGCTGGATAAAACAGTCGCTGCGCATCAAATGAAAAGTGGTGTGACGCTTAATTGTATGAGTATGACCGGTGGCGAATGGTTCGAGCCATTTTCCCGTGTCGTGGCACCCGCACATCCGGCAACATTACCTTCTATGTTAGTAGTCACTTGTTCGTCAGATATACTGATCTCAAAAAATCAGTCATATTATCAAGGACCTGCTTTATTCCAGCCATCTGAGTTTCATCCGGTATATCAAAAAGCCGGAATTCCTGATCCAACAGGCATCTTCCATCCTTTTTCAGTGATCCCGTTTGTTTTTCTGGTTGATAAAACAAAGCTGGGCAATCGCCCGCTCCCACAATGCTGGGAGGATTTGCTCGATCCCATCTATCATAACGACATCACGTTTGGTGGCTCACGATCTTCAGACTCGGGCACTTACACTGAATTCAACCGCTTCCTGTTATTGTCGCTATACCGCGAATTTGGCCCGAATGGTGTCATTACCTTTGCGCATAATGTCCGGCATTTACTGCACCATGTGGAAATTTCCCGACTGATGGGCTCGAAAAATCAGCAGGTGCCTGCAATTGCTATTTTGCCCTGGATGCAGGCCGAACTGTGCCCTCGTCGTCAGCAATGTCAGATCATCTGGCCGCAGGATGGCGCGTACACTATGCCTATCGCCTTCATGTTAAAACCTGAAAAACGGGAAAAATTACAGCCCATTATTGATTATCTGACCAGCGAGCAACTAGGTAACCTGCTGATGCATAACTGTTACCCACCTACTTTATTACAACATATCAGCACCATTCCCGCAGAAGCTCGTTTTCAATGGCTGGGCTGGGAATATGTTCGTTCTCATAACCTTATTCAGCAGAGTGAACTGGCATCGACATTATTCTTTAATGCCTGGTTACAGCAGCAGGAGAAAAAACAATGCAGCTAA
- a CDS encoding GTP-binding protein, which translates to MQLITVAGAPSVGKTAVILQTIRQLKRDGLKVGVVKFDALSTSDDKLYQKHGIPVKTGISGGICPDHFFVSNIDDCLAWGQSQQFDMLISESAGLCNRCSPHINDVLAICVVDALAGINTPKKVGPMLKLADLVVITKGDIISQAEREVFAYNTRLANPRAHIVFCNGITGQGSLEIALQMRRSGSIKSLDGQHLRFSMPAAICPYCVGETAIGTRHQRGHVKKMQFGECHHE; encoded by the coding sequence ATGCAGCTAATTACCGTCGCGGGTGCCCCTTCTGTTGGCAAGACTGCTGTGATATTGCAGACCATTCGTCAACTGAAGCGAGATGGTCTAAAAGTTGGCGTCGTTAAATTTGATGCACTGTCTACCTCTGATGACAAACTCTATCAAAAACACGGCATTCCGGTAAAAACGGGTATTTCCGGCGGCATCTGTCCCGATCACTTTTTTGTCAGCAACATTGATGATTGCCTGGCGTGGGGCCAAAGCCAACAATTCGATATGCTAATCAGTGAGAGTGCAGGGTTATGCAATCGTTGCTCTCCACATATTAACGATGTGCTGGCGATTTGTGTCGTTGATGCGTTAGCCGGTATTAACACGCCAAAGAAAGTTGGCCCGATGCTGAAACTTGCTGATCTAGTCGTGATCACCAAAGGTGACATCATTTCACAGGCTGAACGTGAAGTGTTTGCTTATAACACCCGGTTAGCAAACCCTCGTGCGCACATCGTTTTCTGCAATGGCATTACTGGCCAAGGTTCACTAGAAATTGCTCTACAAATGCGTCGTAGCGGCTCAATTAAATCATTAGATGGCCAACATCTACGTTTTTCCATGCCGGCTGCAATTTGCCCCTATTGTGTCGGTGAAACTGCTATCGGAACTCGTCATCAACGTGGTCATGTCAAAAAAATGCAATTTGGGGAATGTCACCATGAATGA
- a CDS encoding ATP-binding cassette domain-containing protein: MKEWINSLCDEDLADGGMAREMLLPHMQQLLHEVDSIYQTNQMQIETLTIIGGRNKKGEPENTELTVQAGDIVCIVGPTGSGKSCLLSDIECLAQGDTPTRRQILLNGSQADYKTRFSMHRRLVAQLSQNMNFVVDLSVHEFITMHAHCRLTEDIESTVQRVIDCANDLTGEKFSPECSITQLSGGQTRALMIADTALLGAAPIVLIDEIENAGVDRKRALDLLVSEDKIVFISTHDPLLALRGKQRIVIQNGGIAKILPTTKEEKENLKKLEEIELIMLKVRDDLRFGKRIFDLYG; this comes from the coding sequence GTGAAAGAGTGGATCAACAGTTTATGTGATGAAGATCTGGCCGATGGCGGAATGGCGAGAGAAATGTTGTTACCACATATGCAGCAACTACTTCACGAGGTTGATTCAATTTATCAGACTAATCAAATGCAAATTGAAACATTGACCATCATTGGCGGACGCAATAAAAAAGGCGAACCAGAAAATACAGAATTAACGGTTCAAGCTGGTGATATCGTCTGTATTGTTGGGCCTACCGGTTCAGGTAAAAGCTGTTTGTTAAGTGATATTGAATGTTTGGCTCAGGGTGACACTCCAACCCGTCGGCAGATATTACTCAATGGGTCGCAAGCGGATTACAAGACCCGATTTTCAATGCATCGTCGCTTGGTTGCTCAGCTTTCTCAAAATATGAATTTTGTTGTCGATCTTAGTGTGCATGAATTTATCACCATGCATGCGCATTGCCGATTAACCGAAGATATTGAATCAACCGTGCAACGTGTCATTGATTGCGCTAACGACCTTACCGGAGAAAAATTCTCGCCAGAATGCTCAATCACCCAACTTTCTGGCGGGCAAACCCGTGCCTTGATGATTGCTGACACCGCATTATTAGGGGCTGCACCAATAGTACTGATCGATGAAATCGAAAACGCGGGCGTAGATCGAAAACGCGCGTTAGATTTGTTGGTTTCAGAAGACAAAATTGTATTTATTTCTACGCACGATCCGCTATTAGCCCTGCGCGGTAAACAACGTATTGTGATTCAAAATGGCGGTATTGCTAAAATATTACCGACGACAAAAGAAGAAAAAGAAAACTTAAAAAAATTAGAAGAAATTGAGTTGATCATGCTGAAAGTACGAGATGACTTAAGATTTGGAAAAAGGATTTTTGATTTGTACGGGTAA
- a CDS encoding mobile mystery protein A, with product MHTLKSTDIVKQTVLQQYKSFANSSLGQKLPSVPKEGWVRTVRKALDMSGTQLAQRLGFSRNRISVLERKEVEGEITLNQLKNLAEQLSCELTYALVPKKPVEQIIEDRAIEVATQYLNSNYQNMFLEAQSIDKSAQARLFEQLKNSIIISGGRAIWQKY from the coding sequence TTGCATACTTTAAAATCAACAGACATTGTTAAACAAACCGTACTTCAACAGTATAAGTCTTTTGCAAATTCATCTCTTGGCCAAAAATTACCTAGCGTGCCCAAAGAGGGTTGGGTTCGAACTGTGCGCAAGGCATTAGACATGTCCGGTACGCAACTCGCACAACGCTTAGGTTTCAGTAGAAACAGAATTTCGGTACTCGAACGTAAAGAAGTTGAAGGTGAAATCACCCTTAATCAATTGAAAAACTTAGCAGAACAACTTAGCTGTGAGCTAACGTATGCATTGGTTCCTAAAAAACCAGTAGAGCAAATTATCGAAGACAGAGCAATCGAGGTAGCGACTCAATATTTGAATAGTAACTATCAAAACATGTTTTTGGAGGCACAATCCATTGATAAAAGTGCACAAGCTCGATTATTTGAGCAATTGAAAAACAGCATTATAATATCTGGTGGTCGTGCTATTTGGCAAAAATATTAA
- a CDS encoding class I SAM-dependent methyltransferase yields the protein MATYFDAAAMTWDTKQQRVAQAKAIAEIIELTIPLSRDTNALEFGCGTGLLGFNLIDKVGELTFSDTSRGMLSEVANKIRYHSHKAAKILDLNIAKISAKYDLIFSSMVFHHIPDHTDTIMVLIGSLHAGGYICICDLDKEDGTFHSKEIVPHHGFERSEIEQLLLNSGLDLISSQTGFINKKIINDREVDFPVFVIIAKKNESSTEEYS from the coding sequence ATGGCTACTTATTTTGATGCCGCAGCTATGACATGGGACACAAAACAACAACGAGTGGCACAAGCAAAAGCGATTGCTGAAATAATAGAACTAACTATCCCCTTATCCAGAGATACAAATGCACTGGAATTCGGTTGTGGCACTGGCTTGTTGGGTTTTAATCTTATCGACAAAGTCGGAGAATTAACATTCAGCGATACCTCACGGGGAATGCTTTCTGAGGTGGCGAATAAGATTAGATATCATTCTCACAAGGCAGCAAAAATATTAGATCTGAATATCGCTAAAATTAGTGCTAAATATGACCTGATTTTTTCTTCAATGGTGTTTCATCACATACCAGATCATACAGATACTATCATGGTGCTCATCGGTTCATTACATGCCGGTGGTTATATCTGCATCTGTGACTTAGATAAAGAAGATGGAACGTTCCACAGTAAAGAAATCGTTCCTCATCATGGTTTTGAGCGATCTGAAATTGAACAATTGCTTCTAAATTCTGGCTTAGATCTTATTTCCTCTCAGACCGGCTTTATCAACAAAAAAATTATTAATGACAGAGAAGTCGATTTTCCTGTTTTTGTTATCATTGCCAAGAAAAATGAATCCTCAACCGAGGAGTACTCATAA
- a CDS encoding rhodanese-like domain-containing protein, which produces MLFRSLLLMATLLAGFSIQAKEWLIDVRTPNEYTIGHVDGAENIEYQHIVAGTIHLGIPKQDTIRLYCHSGRRAEIARRSLLQDGYKNVENLGALAQAEVWSKKSGFAVIRN; this is translated from the coding sequence ATGCTTTTTAGATCGTTATTACTGATGGCTACGCTGTTAGCAGGGTTCAGTATCCAAGCCAAAGAATGGTTAATTGATGTAAGAACGCCAAATGAATATACCATTGGGCACGTTGATGGTGCTGAAAACATTGAATATCAACATATAGTTGCTGGAACTATACATTTAGGGATCCCCAAACAGGATACTATTCGTTTGTATTGCCATTCAGGGCGCCGAGCTGAGATTGCGCGTAGATCTTTGCTGCAAGATGGTTATAAAAATGTCGAGAATCTTGGTGCGCTTGCACAGGCTGAGGTGTGGAGTAAGAAATCAGGATTTGCTGTTATTCGCAACTAA
- a CDS encoding ABC transporter ATP-binding protein, whose translation MILIQARKLSKNYNIGEVENMALEDISFSVEAGAFAAIVGPSGSGKSTLLNLIGALDHPSSGDLQVCATQISTLSRTEAAKFRGDNIGFIFQDFNLIPVLTVFENVEYPLLMVRNWPAEKRRERVMQVLAAVGMVEQAEKKPDQISGGQKQRVAVARALVGEPKLVLADEPTANLDHDTAYRIINLMKQMRDDFGTTFLFSTHDPKIMSEAEQTFVLEDGRLSVTGGAL comes from the coding sequence ATGATTTTAATCCAAGCCAGAAAGTTATCAAAAAATTACAATATTGGTGAAGTTGAGAATATGGCATTGGAAGATATAAGCTTTTCTGTTGAAGCTGGGGCCTTTGCAGCTATCGTTGGCCCTTCTGGTAGTGGTAAATCGACCTTGCTGAATTTAATTGGTGCGCTTGATCACCCAAGTAGTGGTGACTTACAGGTCTGTGCTACGCAAATTTCAACTCTCTCTCGTACCGAAGCCGCAAAATTTCGCGGTGATAATATTGGTTTTATCTTTCAGGACTTTAACCTGATTCCAGTCCTCACTGTTTTTGAAAATGTCGAATATCCCCTGTTAATGGTACGAAACTGGCCGGCAGAAAAGCGACGGGAACGCGTCATGCAGGTACTGGCAGCGGTTGGTATGGTGGAGCAAGCTGAAAAAAAACCAGATCAAATATCTGGCGGACAAAAACAGCGTGTTGCAGTTGCTCGTGCATTGGTCGGTGAACCTAAACTAGTTTTAGCCGATGAACCGACAGCAAATCTTGATCACGATACCGCCTATCGCATTATTAATCTGATGAAACAAATGCGTGATGACTTCGGTACAACATTTCTATTTTCCACCCATGACCCAAAGATCATGTCGGAAGCAGAGCAGACTTTCGTGCTGGAAGATGGTCGTCTCTCCGTAACAGGAGGTGCCCTATGA
- a CDS encoding FtsX-like permease family protein: MIALLKLSARNLMRYRRRTLLTAILIAVGVIALLLFVATAGSFKQVMVGGITDSMLGHLQIHHKGYTASIDNLPLNLDLKPTAIKKVEAILKSEPAIASYSERVKLGAMFSNFNESTSIRLNGIDPVTEDATVPTLRQRISNGTSTGLLVEPGQILIPALLAKGMKVKVGDSIVLVATNASGSVNGKNFIVRGVLEAVTGPGGRDGYIHIDDARDLLRLEQPDIMEIAIRLKNMDQLSDVNDQLSQKLSQILNKEDKPVTELHSWKELSPFANIVKMIDMMTLFIRIMLVTIVMVSVLNVMLMAVYERIREIGTLAAIGTQPNTIMGMFIGEGLLLGLVGAVAGILLSLAILALLQVVPISFAFGREVITLHPTLSIIDITWVLVAALLVSILASLQPAWRASRMDPIKALHHV, translated from the coding sequence ATGATTGCTTTATTAAAACTTTCGGCTCGGAATCTGATGCGATATCGCCGGCGGACGCTATTAACTGCCATTTTGATTGCTGTTGGAGTAATTGCATTGTTGTTATTTGTCGCTACGGCGGGCTCATTTAAACAAGTTATGGTTGGTGGAATTACTGACAGTATGCTTGGTCATCTACAGATCCACCATAAAGGTTACACTGCCTCTATTGATAATCTTCCACTCAACCTTGACCTGAAACCAACCGCGATAAAAAAGGTCGAAGCTATTCTGAAATCGGAACCTGCTATCGCCAGTTATTCTGAGCGTGTGAAATTGGGCGCCATGTTTAGCAATTTCAATGAAAGCACCAGTATCCGTTTAAACGGAATTGATCCTGTAACAGAGGACGCTACCGTCCCTACCCTGCGCCAACGTATTAGTAATGGAACATCAACGGGCTTATTAGTGGAGCCAGGGCAGATCCTGATCCCTGCTTTATTGGCGAAAGGAATGAAAGTCAAAGTCGGCGACTCCATTGTACTGGTCGCAACTAATGCTTCTGGCTCAGTGAATGGCAAAAATTTTATTGTTCGTGGCGTACTCGAAGCAGTAACCGGCCCTGGCGGTCGAGATGGCTATATTCATATTGATGACGCCCGTGATCTGCTTCGATTAGAACAACCCGATATCATGGAAATTGCCATCCGGCTAAAGAATATGGATCAGCTATCAGATGTTAATGATCAACTGAGTCAAAAATTGTCACAAATCCTCAATAAAGAGGACAAACCAGTAACGGAATTACATTCCTGGAAAGAACTATCTCCTTTCGCCAATATCGTCAAAATGATCGACATGATGACTCTTTTTATCCGCATTATGCTGGTGACCATCGTGATGGTTAGTGTGCTGAATGTCATGCTGATGGCGGTTTATGAACGCATCCGTGAAATCGGCACGTTAGCAGCGATCGGTACGCAACCTAATACCATCATGGGTATGTTTATCGGCGAAGGTTTATTGCTGGGGTTAGTCGGCGCAGTGGCGGGAATTTTACTCAGTCTTGCCATACTGGCATTGTTACAAGTCGTACCGATCTCCTTTGCCTTTGGCCGGGAAGTGATCACACTACATCCGACGCTATCAATAATCGATATTACTTGGGTATTAGTTGCAGCACTTCTGGTTTCCATTTTAGCTAGTTTACAACCGGCATGGCGTGCATCGCGAATGGACCCGATAAAGGCATTACACCATGTCTGA
- a CDS encoding outer membrane lipoprotein-sorting protein → MRFLNYLFAGCLLILPFSAMALDGKTILQKVDRNLEPESYESYRKLINIEPNNSRKEFVIYSVKSGRDKIVTLFLSPASDKGRTTLRQGDNMWLYIPNVGKPIRITSLQSVTGGVFNNADIMRVDYAEEYDVANIVEQNDAYLLTLKAKSTSVAYDQLKMTVDKSLLLPREIEAYASSGMLIKTLHFKDLKDFGDGIKRPATIETDSPLYKGFRSVMLYSGLKKREVPEDVFTLGFMSRVEELRK, encoded by the coding sequence ATGCGTTTTCTTAACTATCTGTTTGCTGGCTGTCTGTTAATTTTGCCGTTCAGCGCCATGGCACTCGATGGCAAAACTATATTGCAAAAAGTGGATCGGAACCTGGAACCCGAATCATACGAATCGTATCGAAAACTTATCAATATTGAACCCAATAACTCACGGAAAGAGTTCGTTATTTATTCGGTAAAAAGCGGTCGCGATAAAATCGTTACGCTGTTTCTTTCTCCTGCCAGTGATAAAGGCCGAACCACCCTGCGTCAGGGCGATAACATGTGGCTATATATTCCTAACGTTGGTAAGCCGATCCGCATCACCAGCTTACAGTCCGTGACGGGGGGTGTTTTCAATAATGCAGACATCATGCGTGTGGATTACGCCGAGGAATATGATGTTGCCAATATTGTTGAACAAAATGATGCGTATCTGCTCACCCTGAAAGCGAAAAGTACCAGCGTTGCTTATGACCAATTGAAAATGACGGTCGATAAGTCATTACTATTACCGCGTGAAATAGAAGCCTATGCCAGCAGTGGCATGTTAATAAAAACACTGCATTTTAAAGATTTAAAAGATTTCGGCGATGGCATAAAACGGCCAGCAACCATTGAAACCGATAGCCCGCTGTATAAAGGCTTCCGCTCAGTCATGCTTTATTCCGGTTTGAAGAAACGCGAAGTCCCTGAAGACGTATTTACATTAGGTTTTATGAGTCGTGTTGAGGAACTACGGAAATGA
- a CDS encoding YeiH family protein, whose amino-acid sequence MTQYIRLLLNKNDVNKSHYMGLIFTAGVAIAGLLMSQSAVAQHWGFSALTIAIALGIVLGNTVYPHIASACAPGVGIAKQQLLRTGIVLYGLRITFQQIVGVGMTAILTDFMVLSSTFLLAYWLGTRIFKLDRDTALLIGAGSSICGAAAVMATEPVVHAQASKVSIAVATVVVFGTAGMFLYPALYHLGLTALPMFQTQNSYGVYAGSTIHEVAQVFAAGQAIGSKAADIAVIVKMIRVMMLAPFLLLLSGWLRLRSANLSEQSRKITIPWFAVFFVVMAGINSLQWLPASLTHELIVLDNFLLAMAMAALGLTTHLGAIRSSGIKPLMLGGILFVYLILGGGIINWLVASNW is encoded by the coding sequence ATGACTCAGTATATTAGATTATTGTTAAATAAAAATGATGTGAACAAATCACATTACATGGGGTTAATTTTTACCGCTGGTGTCGCCATCGCAGGATTATTGATGTCACAAAGTGCTGTGGCGCAGCATTGGGGTTTTAGTGCGCTGACTATTGCGATTGCACTAGGAATTGTTTTAGGCAATACCGTTTATCCGCATATTGCGAGTGCATGTGCACCAGGTGTCGGCATTGCTAAACAGCAATTGCTGCGTACAGGGATTGTACTTTATGGCTTGCGGATCACTTTTCAGCAGATCGTCGGGGTAGGGATGACAGCTATTCTTACCGATTTTATGGTACTGAGTTCTACCTTTCTGTTGGCTTATTGGCTCGGAACTCGGATCTTCAAGCTAGACAGAGATACGGCGTTATTAATTGGTGCAGGCAGTTCAATTTGTGGGGCCGCAGCGGTGATGGCCACAGAACCGGTGGTTCATGCACAAGCCAGCAAAGTCAGTATTGCAGTGGCAACCGTAGTGGTATTTGGTACGGCAGGTATGTTTTTGTATCCGGCTCTCTATCATCTCGGGTTGACAGCATTACCAATGTTCCAGACTCAGAACAGTTATGGTGTCTATGCCGGTTCAACCATACATGAAGTCGCACAGGTATTTGCGGCAGGTCAGGCGATTGGGTCTAAAGCGGCGGATATTGCCGTCATTGTGAAAATGATCCGGGTAATGATGTTGGCTCCTTTTTTGTTGTTACTCTCTGGCTGGCTGCGACTTCGTTCTGCCAATCTGTCAGAACAGAGTCGCAAAATAACCATCCCGTGGTTTGCGGTGTTTTTTGTGGTAATGGCTGGCATCAACTCGTTGCAATGGTTGCCGGCATCACTCACTCATGAACTGATTGTGCTGGATAATTTTTTGCTCGCGATGGCGATGGCCGCATTAGGCTTAACCACACATCTGGGGGCGATCCGATCTTCGGGAATCAAACCGCTGATGTTGGGCGGTATTCTTTTCGTGTATTTGATTCTGGGCGGTGGAATTATTAACTGGCTGGTCGCGAGCAATTGGTGA
- a CDS encoding class I SAM-dependent methyltransferase produces MWDEKYRNSQFVYGTSPNDFLRENVHHFVPEGKILCIAEGEGRNAVWLAELGFKVTAVDASEVGLAKGRSLAKSKGVSLHWIHADLQHYDPGKQIWDGVVAIFAHLPPDLRASVHADCVGSLKIGGVLLLEAYTPEQLNFKTGGPSNVDWLMTPAVLQQELHGLTFERLQKTKREIIEGIGHTGMGSVVQVIGYR; encoded by the coding sequence ATGTGGGATGAAAAATACCGTAATTCACAATTTGTTTATGGCACTTCACCTAACGATTTTCTGCGCGAAAATGTTCATCATTTTGTCCCAGAGGGAAAAATTCTGTGTATCGCAGAAGGTGAAGGCCGAAATGCAGTCTGGTTAGCAGAGCTCGGTTTTAAAGTGACCGCGGTTGATGCCTCCGAAGTTGGATTAGCGAAAGGTCGCTCGTTAGCAAAATCAAAAGGTGTTTCTTTACATTGGATCCATGCCGATTTACAGCACTACGATCCGGGCAAGCAGATATGGGATGGCGTGGTGGCTATATTCGCTCATCTACCACCTGATTTGCGTGCGAGTGTGCATGCTGATTGCGTGGGAAGTTTAAAGATTGGTGGCGTATTGTTGCTCGAAGCCTATACACCCGAGCAACTTAATTTCAAAACGGGAGGCCCATCCAATGTAGACTGGTTAATGACCCCCGCAGTATTACAACAAGAATTACATGGCCTCACATTTGAGCGTTTACAGAAGACTAAACGGGAAATAATAGAAGGTATTGGACATACCGGTATGGGTTCTGTAGTGCAAGTGATTGGGTATCGATAA